One genomic segment of Impatiens glandulifera chromosome 6, dImpGla2.1, whole genome shotgun sequence includes these proteins:
- the LOC124943426 gene encoding flowering time control protein FPA-like has protein sequence MDSTRSDKTGKHPISSYPSSRRSQTEGFPSRVLMICYPSSVIIDEHKLHEQVILFGEIEGIQSFPLENYSLVKFRSIEEARRARNGLCGKLFNNPKIIIMYSNNDNLPLPLPPPLITTPTPTSTPTPTPTPTPTPTPSSSNTSNRRRLSLASSEPISLKRPNGHQHQHRILVYRSRKTSDFDGSIWRGVISKGGSPVCHARCVPFGKGILSNVPEVINCSERIGLENLTKYYVNAVGSDVVFLLPNSGEDSQSYSNFLHYLGDKNRAGIAKLNDKTTLFLVPPSDFLTKVLNMVGPKRCIYGVVLKFPQFSKTIPPNQYINNGHQLFNSAESSKTTSTPIVGGNVQTISKISPHTHPPISLPIPQPPPFFPTPIPEQHQSYYQGGHPSQVDQTQRFHGIPHNEHKEYGVEEGKNGQSLHQKTRDSVAFSNSVNQPHNVVSSSAVNVTPEVPNQVQPSPRGVSQETLQIATRIQQQESGTQTGQVPPSN, from the exons ATGGACTCCACGAGATCTGATAAAACGGGAAAACATCCTATTTCGTCTTATCCAAGTTCTAGAAGGTCACAG ACTGAAGGATTTCCAAGCAGGGTACTGATGATCTGTTATCCTTCTTCAGTCATTATTGATGAACACAAATTACATGAACAAGTTATATTATTTGGGGAGATAGAGGGCATACAGAGTTTTCCATTGGAGAATTACTCCTTGGTTAAATTTAGGAGCATCGAAGAGGCGCGACGTGCTAGGAATGGATTATGTGGAAAACTTTTCAataatcctaaaataattatcatGTACTCAAATAATGATaaccttcctcttcctcttcctcctcctcttaTTACTACTCCTACTCCTACTTCTACTCCTACTCCTACTCCTACTCCTACTCCTACTCCTACTCCTTCAAGTTCAAATACTTCCAACAGGAGAAGATTGTCACTTGCATCTTCAGAACCAATCAGTTTGAAACGTCCAAATGGACATCAACATCAACATCGTATATTAGTGTATAGATCTAGAAAAACATCTGATTTTGATGGATCTATATGGCGTGGTGTTATTTCCAAAGGTGGTTCTCCAGTTTGTCATGCTCGTTGTGTCCCTTTTGGTAAAGGGATCTTATCTAATGT tCCGGAGGTGATAAACTGTTCAGAGAGAATTGGGCTTGAGAATTTGACAAAATACTATGTAAATGCTGTTGGGTCTGATGTGGTCTTCTTGTTACCAAATTCTGGTGAAGATTCTCAATCATACTCAAATTTTCTGCATTATCTGGGGGATAAAAACAGGGCTGGAATAGCCAAACTCAATGATAAAACTACGTTGTTTTTGGTACCACCGTCTGATTTTCTCACAAAAGTTTTAAACATGGTCGGTCCTAAACGATGTATCTATGGGGTGGTACTTAAGTTTCCTCAATTTTCTAAAACAATTCCACCCAATCAATATATCAACAATGGACATCAATTGTTCAATAGTGCAGAAAGCTCTAAAACTACATCCACTCCAATAGTAGGAGGGAATGTGCAAACTATCTCTAAGATTTCGCCACATACTCATCCTCCAATTTCTCTTCCAATCCCCCAACCACCTCCTTTCTTTCCCACTCCGATACCCGAGCAGCATCAAAGTTATTATCAg GGTGGACATCCTTCTCAAGTTGACCAGACTCAAAGATTTCATGGAATTCCTCATAATGAACACAAGGAATATGGTGTAGAAGAGGGGAAAAATGGACAATCTCTCCATCAAAAAACTAGAGATTCTGTTGCATTCTCCAATTCGGTTAATCAACCTCACAATGTTGTGTCATCATCTGCTGTAAATGTCACACCTGAGGTCCCAAATCAGGTTCAACCTTCACCCCGTGGGGTAAGTCAAGAGACCCTTCAGATTGCAACTAGGATACAACAACAAGAGTCGGGCACTCAAACTGGGCAAGTCCCTCCTAGTAACTGA